From the Desulfovibrio sp. JY genome, one window contains:
- a CDS encoding glucosyltransferase domain-containing protein translates to MTVAYSEKNDFIVWVMSKKGIFILFFVLNLLAFSAVLRANYPYRDDVRFILNSNEEWEQSGRLLSYIFSEVYYFGMQVDSSPFFQVGAIFVLSLTGLSLLYCFNKNGNCLYLLCFTPICLSPYILENLSYKFCSLWEVISVFIMAMPFVALRSVESKKLVFGVTFAAIFLALNTYQPSFGVFLCIFVYSLLICLRGDEESRFFRRGQFSLALGALTALAAYFVEIKYFFPVTSQWGKSHSAMSGGDLSHLQIFIRNSVVYYHYLMSDWNKSIFEYVLILNVYVMIIVSIRKVFLKNNIVNGVLKSIAFIIMLFFLTIAPFFIQLFLINPVYAPRTFLAVGAAFAFILLDPLLLMQKKGFYRKIFFAITVYSSLQLVVFASAYGNLLASQMNWEKNRLVPLAYQLVKVQQKTKCHSIFYENTIGYSPAFSNLGRKYPVMYKLINPSVGYLYFASDVLRDYGLHLYNNIVPPPTEGIKVFYNEPWYVIAASGDVCILSFKQ, encoded by the coding sequence ATGACGGTGGCGTATAGTGAAAAGAATGATTTTATTGTCTGGGTGATGTCAAAAAAAGGCATTTTTATTCTTTTTTTTGTTCTTAACCTATTGGCGTTTTCAGCTGTGCTGCGTGCAAATTATCCGTATAGAGATGATGTTAGATTTATTTTAAATAGTAATGAGGAATGGGAGCAATCCGGAAGATTGCTTTCATATATATTTTCAGAAGTATATTATTTTGGAATGCAGGTAGACTCTTCTCCTTTCTTCCAAGTCGGAGCTATATTTGTACTGTCATTGACCGGTCTATCTCTTCTCTATTGCTTTAATAAAAACGGTAATTGTTTATATCTTCTTTGCTTTACGCCGATTTGTTTGTCACCGTATATTCTTGAAAATCTATCATATAAGTTTTGTTCGTTATGGGAAGTAATTTCTGTTTTTATTATGGCTATGCCATTTGTCGCATTGCGATCTGTCGAGAGCAAGAAGTTGGTATTTGGAGTAACATTTGCAGCTATATTTTTGGCGTTGAATACATACCAACCTTCTTTTGGAGTTTTTCTTTGTATTTTTGTTTATAGCTTGCTGATATGTCTGAGAGGTGATGAGGAGAGTCGATTTTTTCGGCGTGGCCAATTTTCCTTAGCGCTTGGGGCCTTGACTGCGCTTGCGGCGTATTTTGTCGAAATAAAGTACTTTTTCCCTGTTACTTCACAGTGGGGGAAAAGCCATTCCGCAATGTCTGGCGGTGACTTGAGTCACCTTCAGATCTTTATTAGAAATAGTGTCGTATATTATCACTACTTGATGTCAGATTGGAATAAATCCATTTTTGAGTATGTTTTGATTTTGAATGTTTACGTGATGATCATTGTGTCTATAAGAAAAGTTTTTCTCAAAAACAATATCGTGAATGGAGTGCTCAAGAGTATAGCATTTATTATCATGCTTTTTTTTCTTACCATCGCACCTTTTTTTATACAACTTTTTTTGATCAATCCAGTTTACGCGCCAAGAACATTTCTTGCTGTTGGGGCGGCCTTCGCATTTATATTGCTTGATCCACTGTTGCTTATGCAAAAGAAAGGGTTTTATCGGAAAATATTTTTTGCGATCACGGTCTATAGCTCTTTGCAGTTAGTTGTTTTTGCAAGCGCTTACGGAAATCTGTTGGCTTCTCAGATGAATTGGGAGAAAAACAGGTTGGTCCCATTGGCCTATCAGCTGGTAAAAGTACAGCAAAAAACAAAATGTCATTCTATATTTTATGAAAATACAATAGGCTATTCTCCAGCCTTTTCCAATCTTGGCAGGAAGTATCCTGTTATGTATAAACTGATAAACCCGAGTGTTGGATATCTTTATTTTGCTTCCGACGTGTTGCGTGACTATGGTTTGCATCTCTATAATAATATTGTTCCTCCTCCTACAGAAGGTATCAAGGTTTTTTATAATGAACCATGGTATGTCATTGCGGCGTCTGGAGACGTCTGTATCCTTTCGTTCAAGCAATGA
- a CDS encoding 2-amino-3,7-dideoxy-D-threo-hept-6-ulosonate synthase: MNIGKSIRLERIINRDTGRTIIVPLDHGVSVGPIEGIADMRGTVTNIVAGGANAVLMHKGVVRCGHRARGRDVGLIIHLSASTDLSPFPNAKTLVCTVEEAIKLGADAVSVHVNLGDETEARMLDDLGRVTEAAASWSVPVLAMVYARGPKVKNQFDADVVAHCARVGNELGADIVKVPYTGDPDSFARVVAGCCVPVVIAGGPKVDSRRALLEMIAGSVAAGGAGLSVGRNIFQDPAPAKLLAAVTAIVHEGAGVDAAMESLIKE; this comes from the coding sequence ATGAACATCGGCAAATCCATCCGTCTGGAACGCATCATCAACCGCGACACCGGGCGTACCATTATCGTGCCCCTGGACCACGGCGTATCCGTTGGCCCCATCGAAGGCATTGCCGACATGCGTGGGACCGTGACCAATATCGTGGCCGGCGGGGCCAATGCCGTGCTCATGCACAAGGGCGTGGTACGCTGCGGCCACCGGGCGCGCGGTCGCGACGTGGGGCTCATCATCCACCTTTCGGCCAGTACCGACCTGTCGCCTTTCCCCAATGCCAAGACGCTGGTGTGCACGGTGGAGGAGGCGATCAAGCTCGGGGCCGATGCCGTGTCCGTGCATGTGAACCTTGGCGACGAAACCGAGGCGCGCATGCTCGACGACCTGGGGCGGGTGACCGAGGCGGCGGCGTCCTGGAGCGTGCCGGTCCTGGCCATGGTGTATGCCCGCGGACCCAAAGTCAAAAACCAGTTTGACGCCGATGTGGTGGCCCACTGCGCCCGGGTCGGCAACGAGCTTGGCGCGGACATCGTTAAGGTGCCCTACACCGGCGATCCGGACAGTTTCGCCCGGGTGGTGGCCGGCTGCTGCGTGCCGGTGGTCATTGCCGGCGGGCCGAAGGTCGATTCGCGGCGTGCGCTTTTGGAGATGATCGCGGGCAGCGTGGCGGCCGGCGGAGCGGGGCTTTCGGTCGGGCGCAACATTTTCCAGGACCCGGCCCCGGCGAAACTGCTCGCGGCGGTGACGGCCATCGTGCACGAGGGGGCCGGCGTGGATGCGGCCATGGAGTCGCTGATCAAGGAGTGA
- the bioD gene encoding dethiobiotin synthase, whose translation MKRYLITGTGTGIGKSFFSAFFTGMLLEQGRSVRYVKPVATGYPEDDDAAFVAQRTGLAREDAVTLYTATEPASPCFVFDPFPFEACVSRIEAMAGERDVLLVETAGGIGVPLATRRYNYHFALALGLEVLLVVPNRLGCLSDAIVYGHFILRHKLAFTGIVLNDHFAESPRHADRNAAELESEFPGKVVARYDASGFTFAAIPGLDGEAGED comes from the coding sequence ATGAAACGTTATCTGATCACAGGGACCGGCACGGGCATCGGCAAGTCGTTTTTCTCGGCGTTTTTTACCGGGATGCTCCTTGAGCAGGGCAGGTCCGTGCGCTACGTCAAGCCCGTGGCCACGGGTTACCCCGAGGACGACGACGCGGCCTTCGTGGCCCAAAGGACCGGCTTGGCCCGGGAAGACGCCGTCACGCTCTACACGGCGACCGAGCCGGCCTCGCCCTGTTTCGTGTTCGATCCCTTTCCCTTCGAGGCGTGCGTGTCGCGTATCGAGGCCATGGCGGGCGAGCGCGACGTACTGCTCGTGGAAACGGCCGGAGGCATCGGCGTGCCCCTGGCCACGCGGCGCTACAACTACCACTTCGCCCTGGCCCTGGGACTCGAAGTGTTGCTGGTCGTGCCCAACCGTCTGGGCTGCCTGTCCGACGCCATTGTCTACGGCCATTTCATTTTGCGCCACAAGCTGGCCTTCACCGGCATCGTATTAAACGACCACTTCGCCGAGTCCCCGCGCCACGCCGACCGCAACGCGGCGGAGCTGGAAAGCGAGTTTCCCGGCAAGGTCGTGGCCCGTTACGACGCTTCGGGATTTACCTTCGCCGCCATTCCCGGGCTTGACGGGGAAGCGGGAGAGGACTAG
- the bioA gene encoding adenosylmethionine--8-amino-7-oxononanoate transaminase, with the protein MPIWHPCTQMKDHESYPPVFMDRGQGIYLYDREGNAYIDAISSWWVNLFGHANPRIIRAVTDQLGRLEHVIFADVTHAPAEELAARLLAIATEGLTRVFFADNGSCAVEAALKMSHASWRNLGHPEKCRFLFLSNGYHGETAGALGVCGDRLYAAPFVPLFVEQIEVAGPDCFNCPYGRSREGCDAPCFAAMQEAIDAHKDVLSGVIVEPLVQCAGNFRMYPPSYLTKLRQATTSAGIHFIADEIAVGFGRTGTMFACEQAGVSPDFMCLSKGITSGTLPLSVVLTTDAVFDAFYHDFVEDKAFLHSHSYTGNPLACAAACETLRIFEEDDVIAANRAKIDYLHKAVHERFAGYRHTVDIRSTGWITAVELYADPERRIPFDWKARTGFRIYQEAKKRGAWLRNLCDIVYFMPPYVITLEEIDKLTDIALDSVKAVLG; encoded by the coding sequence ATGCCGATCTGGCATCCCTGCACCCAAATGAAGGATCACGAGAGTTATCCTCCCGTCTTTATGGATCGGGGTCAAGGGATTTACCTCTACGACCGTGAGGGAAACGCCTATATAGACGCTATTTCCTCGTGGTGGGTGAACCTCTTCGGCCATGCCAACCCAAGGATCATCCGGGCCGTGACCGACCAGCTTGGCCGCCTGGAGCATGTCATTTTCGCCGATGTCACCCATGCTCCGGCCGAGGAACTGGCCGCCCGATTGCTGGCGATCGCCACGGAAGGTTTGACGCGGGTTTTTTTTGCGGACAACGGGTCATGCGCGGTGGAAGCGGCGCTCAAAATGAGCCATGCCTCCTGGCGCAACCTGGGCCATCCCGAAAAATGCCGGTTCCTTTTCCTCTCCAACGGCTACCACGGCGAGACGGCCGGGGCGCTCGGCGTCTGCGGCGACAGGCTCTATGCCGCGCCGTTTGTGCCGCTTTTCGTGGAGCAGATCGAGGTGGCCGGGCCGGACTGCTTCAACTGTCCCTACGGCCGCAGCCGCGAAGGCTGCGACGCGCCGTGTTTCGCCGCCATGCAGGAGGCCATCGACGCCCATAAGGACGTGCTCTCCGGCGTCATCGTCGAGCCGCTGGTCCAGTGCGCCGGCAATTTCCGCATGTACCCGCCGTCCTACCTGACCAAGTTGCGCCAGGCAACGACATCGGCCGGCATCCATTTCATCGCCGACGAGATCGCAGTGGGATTCGGCCGCACGGGCACCATGTTCGCCTGCGAGCAGGCAGGCGTGTCCCCGGACTTCATGTGCCTGTCCAAGGGCATCACCAGCGGCACCTTGCCCCTTTCCGTGGTGCTGACCACCGACGCGGTCTTCGACGCCTTTTACCACGATTTCGTGGAGGACAAGGCGTTCTTGCACTCCCACAGCTACACCGGCAATCCCCTTGCCTGCGCGGCTGCCTGCGAAACGCTTCGCATCTTCGAGGAGGACGACGTCATCGCGGCCAACCGGGCCAAGATCGACTACCTGCACAAGGCGGTGCATGAGCGCTTCGCCGGCTACCGGCACACGGTGGATATCCGTTCCACGGGCTGGATCACGGCGGTGGAACTCTACGCCGATCCCGAGCGCAGGATCCCCTTCGACTGGAAGGCGCGCACGGGCTTTCGCATCTACCAGGAAGCCAAGAAGCGGGGGGCCTGGCTGCGAAACCTGTGCGACATCGTCTACTTCATGCCGCCCTACGTCATTACGCTCGAAGAGATTGACAAGCTGACCGACATCGCCCTCGATTCGGTCAAGGCGGTTTTGGGATGA